Below is a window of Thermodesulfitimonas autotrophica DNA.
CACGCAGAACGAAAGGCCACGGGTGTAACGGCCGGCTTTTCGCGCTTAAGTCCGGCGTATATTTTACCTTCCCCGGAGCAAGACTTTTAACCGTCAAAAATTTGCGTAAGGGGGCTTCGCGGATGCGCGTGGAAGTAGATCCGGACCTCTGCATTGGTTGCGGTACCTGCGTGGACCTTTGTCCGGGGGTCTTCGAGTGGTCGGAGGAGGAGGAAAAAGCGGTGGCTACCGGAAGCGAGGTACCCGAAGACCTGGAAGACGCCTGTCAGGAAGCGGTGGAGAGCTGTCCGACAGAAGCTATCAAGGCGCACTGATGGCGGCTGCTTCGTGAAAAACCGCTATGTGGCCCCAGGAGCCGTCTCCAAGCCCCGCTTATGGCGGGGATTTTCTTTTGGCTACGAGGAAATCCCGGCCGGGCGGCGAATTAAGAGACGATCCGGCAAGAATGGTATCTCCGGAGGGGGAAAAGGTTGCCGCCTTATAACGTGCTGCACGTCATACGGCCCGCTGCCGGCGGGATGAAGCGCCATCTAATCGATCTGCTGCGCTATACGGACCGGTCCCGCTTTAGGCTAATGATTGCTGGTCCGGTGGGTGATCTGGCGGCGCAGGTCGCCGCGGCGGGAGGCGAATTCTTCCCCGTGTCCTTCAGGGGTGAGCTTGACCCCCTGCATGATTGCCGCGCGGCAGTGCAACTGAGTTCGCTGCTGCGGCGGCGGCGCGTCGCCATTTTGCACGCCCACGGCGCAAAGGCGGGTTTGGTTGGGAGGTTGGCAGGCGTCCTGGCGGGAACGCCGGTCCGTATTTTAACGGTGCACAATTCGATTTTTTACGCCGAGTGGCCGGGCTATAAGAAGCGGCTCTTTGCCTTGGCCGAAAACCTCCTCGCCCGTAGTACCAACCGGATCATCACCGTCTCCGAAGCCCTCCGGCGCGAGTATATCGCGCAGGAGCGGCTGCAGCCGGAGCAGGTGGTTACCATTTATAACGGGGTTAACCCCGAAGAGTTCCGTGTCGGTGAGAGCCGCGCGGTGCTCCGGTCGCGCCTGGGGCTTCCGGTGGATACATGGGTGGTTGGGACGGTGGCGCGGCTGGCGCCCCAGAAGGGGGTGCGCTACCTTATTGAGGCTGCTGGCCTTCTCCCACCGGGGCGGCAGCCCTTCTTCGTCATCGTAGGCGACGGGCCGCGCCGCGCAGAGCTTGAGCGGCTGGCCGCGGCTTCTACCGGCGGGAAATTCCTTTTTACGGGAATGCGCGAAGATTTGCCCGCGCTCCTCAACGCCTTCGACCTTTTCGTGCTCCCCTCGCTCACCGAGGGGTTCGGGATCGCGGCCCTGGAGGCGATGGCCGCTTCGCTGCCCGTGGTGGCTACGGCGGTAGGGGGGATACCGGAGGTCGTAGTGGACGGCGAAACGGGCATCCTCGTCCCGCCCCGAGATGCGGCCGCACTGGCGGCGGCCATCGGGCGGCTCCTCGGCGACCCGGAACTAGCCGCGAAAATGGGACGGGCCGGCCGGGAGCGCGTGACGAAACTTTTTACAGTTGAAAGGATGGCCCGCGCCGTTATGGCGCTCTACGAGGCGGAACTCGCCCGAAAGGGGCTCCTCGCGAACGTTTGATTATTGCCAGCGGGGTGAAGGGTAGCTTAAAATTGGATTGGTTTGCCGTAAAAGTCGCTGCGGGCGGGGAGGGAATCGCTTTTGATGCGGAAGCGATGCGGAACTGGGCTTCTTTTCTACTTTTTGGGCCTGCTGGTGCTCGGAGCGACACTCTGCGGCGGCGCTTCTGCTTACGCCGCCGGGAGTGAGCGGGGCCGCGTGGTTATGGTGATTATCGATTACCTGACGCTGGAGGATTTGGGCCGCCCGGTGACCGGAAACCTGCAACGCCTGATGCATCAGGGGGGGGTCGCGCTACTCAACACGACTACGGGTGGCAGCCGGGTGCCGGCAAATACTTACCCGACCATTGGCGCGGGCGCCCACGCTGTGGGGACGAAGGCGGCGCTGGCGGCTTACGAATGCTCCGAACGACCCCCGCAGGGGGGACAGCTTGCCGCAGAGTTCGCCCAGCGGACCGGTTACCTGCCGCGTCCGGGTAATGTGGTAGTCTTGGACATTGCCCGCATCGTCAAGGAGAACGCAAAATTAGAGTATCCGGTAGTTCCGGGGGCCCTCGGCGGGGAACTTAAGGCTGCTGGGCTTAAGGTTGCCTGTCTGGGGAATGCAGACTGGCGCGACGGCCTCGGAAGGCAGGTGGCCACCATAGCGATGGACGAAAGCGGCGTGGTAGAGGCCGGTTTTGTCGGACGGGAGCTGCTGGTGCAGGACGCTTACTTCCCGGGCGGCTGGCGGACCAATTACGACCTCCTTTGGGACAAGTGGTTGCGCCTGAAGACGGCCGACTTTGTGGTTATTGACCTCGGTGATACCAGCCGGCTTCACGCCGCGAAGGAAGAGGTCGCAGACCCGATTTTCCGCCAGCGCTGGGAGGAGGCCCTTGCCCGGGCCGACGCCTTTTTGGGTAAACTTGCGGCTAGCCTTGACTTCCGGCGGGACCTGCTGCTGGTGGTGGCGCCTACGCCGGCGTCTGAAGCCCTCGAAAACGGTGATTGGGTCACGCCGGTGGTAATGGTCGGGCGCGGCGTGCCTCAGGGTACAGTCCTGGTTTCTCCTTCGACTAAGCGTCCCGGAGTCATTATGAACACCGATATTGCACCCACCGTGCTGGAGTTCTTTGGCCTGCGGGTACCGGAATGCATGTCGGGGCGGCCGGCTACGGCGGTCCGTGCGGGAGACCAACTTTCCTTTCTGGATGACCTGCGCGAAAAAAGTCTCTTTGTCCATAACTTCCGTGTTCCGGTAATCAAGATTTATCTCAGTTATACGATTGCCGTCATTACCGGCGCCGTGCTTTTCATTCTCGCGCGCGAAAAGGAGCTTCCCAGGCGGCTGCGGCTGGCGCCACTCCTGCTGAGCGTGATGGTTGTGCCCCTTGCCGTTCTCCTTATGCCGGGTCTGGGCGTCTTTAAACCTTTCCCTTACATTGCGGGGCTTTCTGTGCTGGTCGCCACTCTTACCCTGATTATGGTGCGCTTCGAAAGGAAGCAGCCCTTCGCCGGTTTCATCTTTCTCTCTGCCGCCACAGCGGGTTTGATTCTTGCGGATGCCTTCACGGGTGCACGACTCCTTAAAGCATCCTTGCTTAGCTACGACCTCATGGGAGGCGCCCGCTTTTACGGGATAGGCAACGAGTATATGGGGGTCCTCATCAGCGCGGTAATTTTCGGCGGCGCTTGTGCCTTCACCATCTGGGGCCGGCGCGTTTTCCCCGGTGTCCTGCTCTTGATGGGTATAGCCACGGCTACGCTCGGCGCACCGGGCTTCGGGGCTAATTTCGGTGGCCTGCTGACGGCGGTGGTGGCCTTCGCCATCAGCTCACTCGTTTTTGCCGGCGTCCGCCTTACCTGGCGTTCCGCGCTGACCGTTTGCGGTGTGGGCCTACTGTTGCCCGGGCTTTTCGCGGTCTGCGATCTTCTGCGGGGCGAAGGGGCGCAGTCGCACGTCGGCCGGAACCTCCTGCTGGTCCTCCAGGACCCGGGAGCCGCGCTCGACATTATCAAGCGTAAGATGGCCATGAATATCAAGCTTTTCCGCTACACCATCTGGTCGCGCGTGCTGGCGGCGGGTATTGGGGGCCTGCTGATTCTTTTTTACCGTCCGGTGGGGGTGATGCGCGTATTTCGCGTCCGCTACCCCTATCTCTTCAGTGGCTTCGTCGGCGTGGTGGTAACCGCGGTGGCGGCCTTTGCCTTCAACGACTCCGGAACCGTAGCGGCGGCTATGGCGACAATTTTTGGCATCCCGCCGCTGCTCTATATCCTGTTGCGGGAGTGTTAAGCGATGCGTCTGGGCTACTTCGAACGGGAAGGTAAGGTCTTTGCCGGCATGGTGAACGGGGATATGGTCTACCCGCTAAGGGGCGGCTTCGGTGGGCGACCCGAGCCGGAGGGATACCCGCTCGCCGCGCTGAAGGTGTTAGCTCCCTGCCGGCCGAGCAAAATTGTCTGTGTTGGTCTCAACTACCGCGACCACGCGCGCGAGCTCGGCTACCCTTTTCCGGAGGAGCCGGTATTGTTTCTTAAGCCGCCAACCACCGTGATCGGCCCCGAAGAGGCGATCCGTTATCCGGCGATGGCGCGACAGGTGGATTACGAGGCGGAGCTGGCGGTGGTGATCGGGAAGATTGCGCGCCACGTCCGGCCGGAAGAGGCGGCCGCATATATTCTCGGGTATACCTGCGCCAACGACGTTACGGCGCGCGACCTGCAGAGAAAGGACGGGCAGTGGACCCGCGCCAAGTCTTTCGATACCTTCTGCCCCTTAGGCCCGTTCATTGTCACCGCTTTTGACCCCGGCGACTGCACGATCTCGCTTTACCTCAACGGGGAGCGGCGGCAGCATTCTTCTACGAAGGAACTCATCTTTAACGTTGCCTACCTGGTGAGCTTCATCTCGGCGGTGATGACCCTGTATCCCGAGGACGTCATCCTGACCGGCACCCCGAGCGGCGTGGGGCCCCTGAAACCGGGAGACAGCGTGGTGGTTGAAATCGAGGGGATCGGCAAGTTGCGCAACCATGTGGTCGCGGCGTGACGGAGGGGTGCAAAATTTTGTTGACAACAGGGGGGGATGTGTTAAAATTGTGTTGATTGTGCCAAAGAAAAACTTTGCAAAGGGGGATGGGAACCAAGATGAAGGCTTTGGGTCGGCATGTCTTGGCCGAATTCTACGGCTGCGAATTTGACACGCTGAACGACATCAAACTGGTGGAAAAGATTATGGTCAATGCCGCACTCGAGGCAGGCGCAGAGGTTAGGGAGTTCGTCTTTCATAAGTTCAGCCCGCAAGGGGTAAGCGGTGTGGTGGTCATTTCGGAGTCCCACCTCGCGATTCACACGTGGCCGGAATTGGGCTACGCCGCGGTCGATGTTTTTACCTGTGGCGATAAGGTGGATCCCTGGGAGGCCTGTAACTACCTGACCCGCGGTTTCCGGGCTAAGCGGGTCCTCGCCAAGGAGCAAAAGCGAGGTCTTATTTTCGAGACTTCACCGCAGGCGGCCCAGGCAGTCTGAAGGAGGGGTGTTTATTAGTACGGGCCTAAGAGAATACCGGAAAGAGTCAGCGTATCACGGTTAGGTTGGCCTTGCGAAGCGAAAAAGCGACGCAAGGCCGATTTGTTTTAAAAGGCGTCCTTTTTACGGCAGGAAAAAGCACGCTGCGCGCGAATATAAGGTATCGATGAGAAGGCGCTAACCGGATACGGTGGCCGTTTAACGCCGGTTGACGGAGGCAGGGAATTGAAAAACCTTGAATCGCTGCTGCCGCTCCGCAAGGAATTAGTCGCGGTGCGGGCAACGGTAGACGAGACGATCAGTAAAAGCGGGAGCCGGCTATCACCGCGGTTTTTGGAGAAAGAGGCGCTGGAGGACCACCTCCGTCCGGCGCTTGTTTTCCTCTCGGGCCGCCTTTGCGGCGCCCCGCCGGCCGCGCTTTTCCCGCTGGCGGCGGCGGTGCAGTTTATTTTCCTGGCCGGGGTGCTGCACCGGAAAGCCAGTGCTGCTGATGCGAAAGACGACACGCTCAAGAACCTGATTCTGCTGGGCGATTACCTTTACAGTGCTTCTTTCCGCCTTCTGTCGGATGCCGCGCTGCAGCACCTGCTCATCCCGCTCGCGCAGGTCGTGCAGGCCGAGTGCGCCGCGGTCGCCGGAGCTGCGGCAGAGGAGAGCCTTGAGCCCCCGGTGATAAAGAAGGAGGTGGCGCTCTTGATCGGCGAGTGCTGCCGCCTGCCGGGAACGCTGGCCGACGCGCCCTTTTTGGGGGAGCTGCATGATTTCGGGCTCAATCTCGGGATGCTCTACGGCCTGCTCCGGCGTGGTGCTCCCTTATCGCTGGCCACACCCTACCTTGCCGGGGCGCAGGCGGCGCTGGCCCGGCTGCCGGCGCGCCCCGCGCGGCGCTACCTCGAAAAGCTGCTGAACTCTACGGCCCGCGCGGTTTTGGGCGTGGAGGCTGCCGCCACCCGGTAAAACAACACCAACGAGGGAGACTTGATGGATATTCCGCAGGAATACAAGAAAAAGGAAGCTTACGTGCACGCGCTCTTCTCGCGCATTGCGCACCGTTACGACCTCCTGAATACCGTCTTGAGTTTTAACCGGGATAAGTACTGGCGGCGCTTCGCCGTGGCCCAGTGCGGCCTGAAGCCCGGCGGCTACGGGCTTGATGTCTGCTGCGGCACGGGTATGTTTGCGCTGGAGCAGGCGAAGGTGGTGGGCCTCCAGGGACGGGTTGTGGGGGTCGACTTCTGCGAGGAGATGCTGGCAAAAGGACGGGAGAATATCGCCCGCACCCCATACAGGGACGTGATCGAGCTTGTTTGGGGCAACGCGATGAACCTGCCTTTCCCCGACGATACTTTCGATTGTGCCACCATCGGTTTTGCCCTCCGCAATGTTCCGGATATCACCCAGACGATTCGGGAAATGATGCGGGTGGTGCGACCCGGGGGAAAGGTTGTATCTCTGGAACTCGCTAAACCCCGGATGCCGGGCTTCCGGGAGGTTTACTATTTCTATTTCAACCGGCTGGTGCCGCTTATCGGCCGTCTCGGGGTGGGCACCAGCGGCCCTTACAGCTACCTGCCCAACTCGCTGCGCGTTTTCCCGCACCAGGACGAGATCCGTGACATCTTCACGGCGGTTGGGCTGAAGGACGCCCACTATTTTGAGCTGACCGGCGGCATCGTGGCGGTGCACGTCGGGACAAAGCCGTAAAAAACGGGGTGGTTTTTTGAGCTACCGGGATCTCCGGGAGTTTATCAAGGTTCTCGAAGAGCGCGGGGAACTGAAGCGGGTTGCGGCGCCGGTGGACGCGGAGCTCGAGATTACCGAGATTACGGACCGCGTCGTCAAAGCAGGCGGCCCGGCGCTCTTTTTTGAAAACGTTCGCGGCTACGAGGTTCCCGTCGTTACCAACCTCTTCGGGACGCTCGCGCGCATGAAATTGGCCCTCGGCACTGAGGACCTGGACGCGATAGGGGAGGAGCTGTGCGCCCTCCTGCAACCCGAACTCCCGCAGGGCCTCTGGGACAAGCTGAAGGCACTGCCGCGGCTGGCGGAGCTTTCTTCTTTTGTGCCGCGGGTAGTGCGTACCGGGCCTTGTAAGGAAGTGGTGGTAAAGGAGCCGGATCTCACCCGTTTTCCGGTCTTGAAGTGCTGGCCGAGGGACGCGGGGCGCTTCATCACCCTGCCGCTCGTCTTCACGAAGGACCCGGAGACGGGCCGGCGCAACGTCGGGATGTACCGGATGCAGGTCTTCGATGCCCGGACGACCGGGATGCACTGGCACATCCATAAGGACGGCGCTGCTCACTATCGCAAGGCACGCGCGCAGGGCAGGAGACTGCCGGTAGCGGTTGCCCTCGGCGCCGACCCGGCCACGATTTATGCCGCCACCGCGCCGCTGCCGCAGGGGATCGATGAACTGCTCTTCGCCGGCTTTCTGCGGAAGGAGGCGGTGGAGTTAGTCCGGTGCGAGACGGTCGACCTTGAAGTCCCGGCGCACGCCGAAATCATCCTCGAGGGCTACGTCGACCCGGAGGAGCAGCGGCTCGAGGGTCCCTTCGGGGACCATACGGGCTACTACTCGTTGGCCGATTACTACCCGGTTTTTCACGTCACCTGCATCACCCACCGGCGCAACCCCATCTACCCAGCCACGATCGTCGGGCGGCCGGTGATGGAGGACGCCTTCATCGGTAAGGCTACGGAGCGGCTCTTCCTGCCACTCATCCGGTTGCAGCTTCCCGAAGTGGTCGATATCAACTTTCCGGTGGAGGGTGTGGTCCATAACTGCGTCGTGCTTTCGATTAATAAGGCGTATCCCGGGCACGCGCGAAAGATCATCCACGCCGTCTGGGGAATGGGGCAGCTCGCCTTCAGCAAGTTAGTGGTCGTGGTTGACGCGAACGTCAACGTGCAGGACATGAGCGAGGTCTGGTGGCG
It encodes the following:
- a CDS encoding ferredoxin, whose amino-acid sequence is MRVEVDPDLCIGCGTCVDLCPGVFEWSEEEEKAVATGSEVPEDLEDACQEAVESCPTEAIKAH
- a CDS encoding menaquinone biosynthesis decarboxylase, with protein sequence MSYRDLREFIKVLEERGELKRVAAPVDAELEITEITDRVVKAGGPALFFENVRGYEVPVVTNLFGTLARMKLALGTEDLDAIGEELCALLQPELPQGLWDKLKALPRLAELSSFVPRVVRTGPCKEVVVKEPDLTRFPVLKCWPRDAGRFITLPLVFTKDPETGRRNVGMYRMQVFDARTTGMHWHIHKDGAAHYRKARAQGRRLPVAVALGADPATIYAATAPLPQGIDELLFAGFLRKEAVELVRCETVDLEVPAHAEIILEGYVDPEEQRLEGPFGDHTGYYSLADYYPVFHVTCITHRRNPIYPATIVGRPVMEDAFIGKATERLFLPLIRLQLPEVVDINFPVEGVVHNCVVLSINKAYPGHARKIIHAVWGMGQLAFSKLVVVVDANVNVQDMSEVWWRVFNNIDPRRDIILSEGPLDVLDHASPRFAYGSKMGIDATRKWPGEGHEREWPEDIVMSPEVKALVDRRWPEYGL
- the speD gene encoding adenosylmethionine decarboxylase; its protein translation is MKALGRHVLAEFYGCEFDTLNDIKLVEKIMVNAALEAGAEVREFVFHKFSPQGVSGVVVISESHLAIHTWPELGYAAVDVFTCGDKVDPWEACNYLTRGFRAKRVLAKEQKRGLIFETSPQAAQAV
- a CDS encoding fumarylacetoacetate hydrolase family protein gives rise to the protein MRLGYFEREGKVFAGMVNGDMVYPLRGGFGGRPEPEGYPLAALKVLAPCRPSKIVCVGLNYRDHARELGYPFPEEPVLFLKPPTTVIGPEEAIRYPAMARQVDYEAELAVVIGKIARHVRPEEAAAYILGYTCANDVTARDLQRKDGQWTRAKSFDTFCPLGPFIVTAFDPGDCTISLYLNGERRQHSSTKELIFNVAYLVSFISAVMTLYPEDVILTGTPSGVGPLKPGDSVVVEIEGIGKLRNHVVAA
- a CDS encoding glycosyltransferase encodes the protein MPPYNVLHVIRPAAGGMKRHLIDLLRYTDRSRFRLMIAGPVGDLAAQVAAAGGEFFPVSFRGELDPLHDCRAAVQLSSLLRRRRVAILHAHGAKAGLVGRLAGVLAGTPVRILTVHNSIFYAEWPGYKKRLFALAENLLARSTNRIITVSEALRREYIAQERLQPEQVVTIYNGVNPEEFRVGESRAVLRSRLGLPVDTWVVGTVARLAPQKGVRYLIEAAGLLPPGRQPFFVIVGDGPRRAELERLAAASTGGKFLFTGMREDLPALLNAFDLFVLPSLTEGFGIAALEAMAASLPVVATAVGGIPEVVVDGETGILVPPRDAAALAAAIGRLLGDPELAAKMGRAGRERVTKLFTVERMARAVMALYEAELARKGLLANV
- a CDS encoding demethylmenaquinone methyltransferase, giving the protein MDIPQEYKKKEAYVHALFSRIAHRYDLLNTVLSFNRDKYWRRFAVAQCGLKPGGYGLDVCCGTGMFALEQAKVVGLQGRVVGVDFCEEMLAKGRENIARTPYRDVIELVWGNAMNLPFPDDTFDCATIGFALRNVPDITQTIREMMRVVRPGGKVVSLELAKPRMPGFREVYYFYFNRLVPLIGRLGVGTSGPYSYLPNSLRVFPHQDEIRDIFTAVGLKDAHYFELTGGIVAVHVGTKP